The sequence CTTTTGGAATTTCCGTTCCGTTCAAGGCGAGCAGTGTTGGCGCGATATCGACCAGTTCGACAAGCGCGTTCGAAACCGATCCATGTGCTGGACTGCCAGGCACAGAGATAACAAGCGGAACATGCACGACACCCTCATAAAACCGGCAGCCCTTATAGAGCAGACCGTGGTCACCCATCATATCACCGTGATCGCTCATGAAAACGATGATCGTGCGATCCAACTGCCCGGTTTCCGTCAGGAGATCGAGAATCCTGCCGACCAGATCGTCCACCAGAGCCACCTCAGCGTGATAAGCCGCCCGCATCTGCCAGATGTTGAATTTAGTGGGCGGCGCCTCATGCGTGGGGCCCGAGAATTCGTCTATGTGCACCGTGCCGACTTCTGTTGCCGCACGCCAAGGGTCGATCGCGCGTTTGGCTTGCTGATCGACATTTTCGAATTTCTTCTGGTGTTTAAGATCAATTAGCTTGAAAGCGGGATCGGGCATATCATTGGGGTCGAAACGCGAAAGGTATTCCGGCGGCGGATTGAACGGCGGATGAGGCGCGTCGACGTTGATGGCTAGATACCATGAACGGTCCGCGTGCATGTTGATAAAACGCTCAGCCCGGTCTCCAGCCCAACGGCTCTGCCGATATTCTGCTGCCGGTCCTGGACCATAGTGTTGATCTAGATATGGTTTGTAGTAGCTCTCGGGATTGACCCCCTTTGACCACATCCATGCATGATAGTCGTGATTTCCGGACCATTCCGGAAACGGTTCCGGGCTCCAATAGAACTCGGCAAATCCGTCGTCAGGGCGCTTTTCGATCATGCCACGTGTGGCAGACAGATGTAGTTTTCCAATATGTCCCGTGTAGTATCCCGCACTCGCCATCATCTTCGGAAGCAAACCGAGATGGGACGGAAATGCACCTGCGCCGTTCTGGTGGACCTGATGTGCGATCGGATACATGCCCGTTAGGAAGCTCGCCCGGCTCGGCGTACAGATGGGACTTTGACAATATGCACGCGCGAACGCGGTTCCCCGTGCGGCCAAACGATCGATATTGGGCGTTTTCGTGCCCTTGAATCCCAGACACTGTATTGTGTCCCAACGTTGTTGATCACTGCAAATCCAGACGATATTAAAATTGCTCAACACAGATCTCCAAGTTGAGAAAGGACCTCTTCCTGTCTCTCGCCGATTTGCATCAAAGCGCTCCGGCGGCGGTTCGTAGACAATCAAATTCTGATCGGATCGCGGCATTGGCTGGGAGCCTCACTAAAATACTTCCAATCAAACCAAGGTCTTGAGCTCTCCGAAGTGCAGCACCATCGCCTCTGGCTCAAAGGCCTGCAGGTCGCTCAGTAGCTGGCTGGAATGGTGGCGGCTCCGCCAAAGGCACAGTATTGCATTTTTGCGTTGCGCTCGGCATTGAGACCGATGGGCACTATCCTCGACGAGAAGGCATTCGCTCGGAGCCACACCCATCACCTCGGCCGCTAGGAGCAGCACGGAAGGGTCCGGCTTGCGGAAGCCGATGTCATCAGAAGAAAAGAAGCGCGGGCCAATCAGGCTCAAAAGATTGGCGGCCCTCATGCGGTGGATCAATTCAAAGCGGGGCGTTTTCAATGCGACGCAAAACGGGATGGTGAGCCAATGGAGCAGTTCGATCGGGCCCGGCGTTGCTATTAGGATGTCAGACGTGAGGGAATGAACCTCCGCCCCAACCAGTTCCATGAAGTCTCTCGGCAAACTCAAGCCAAAAGAGCTCTCTAGGTGCTGCAGTTGATCATCCCTCTCGATTCCGGAAAGCGTTGCAGTAATCTCATCGGGTTGCACGTGGCCACCGTGGGCTGCGAGCTTTGCCGAAATGACCTCAGAGGTGATGATTTCGCTTTCCGCCAGCGTCCCGTCGAAATCGAAGATGATCAGCCGGGGCAGGATAAAACCCTGCGACTTTGCTCGGCGCGCAGCCGTCATTTCGGGTCACCCGGGCGGATGACAGGCAGCGCCTCAAGTTCCTCATGGCGATGGACCACGACATCTGTTCCCTCCAGCATCACCACATCGTACGAGGGCGCCGCAGCTACGAATATGGGCTTGCCATATTGTTCCCAGTCGAGAACGATATGCTGTGCGGTGCCACGGCTAGCGGTAAAAGAAATTCCCGACAGGCTCCCGGCTGCAGCGACGTGCCGATGACCAAAAAGCATGTGCCGCACGGATGCGTCTCGCCTGAGGATCGAAAAAAACCGGTCCGTTTGCTTCATATCCCCCATTCTGAAACAGGGGACATGCAGGTTGCCTGGCGTGTGGTGCATGGCAAGCACCACGGGCCTGCCCTCGGCACTGGAAAGCTGCTCTTCGAGCCATTCAAAGCGGCCACCATCGAGACAACCGAAATGGCTTACGTCATCCTTCGTGTCGAGCAAGATGATGCGCCAATCGTCTAGGTCAACCGTGGCCTGAACGAAGCCCTCCCCGCCGAACACAGTTCTAAATGCACTGCGGTCATCATGATTGCCGAGTGTCAGATAAACAGGCAGCCGGACCTTTGAGAGGATATCG comes from Rhizobium favelukesii and encodes:
- a CDS encoding sulfatase family protein — translated: MSNFNIVWICSDQQRWDTIQCLGFKGTKTPNIDRLAARGTAFARAYCQSPICTPSRASFLTGMYPIAHQVHQNGAGAFPSHLGLLPKMMASAGYYTGHIGKLHLSATRGMIEKRPDDGFAEFYWSPEPFPEWSGNHDYHAWMWSKGVNPESYYKPYLDQHYGPGPAAEYRQSRWAGDRAERFINMHADRSWYLAINVDAPHPPFNPPPEYLSRFDPNDMPDPAFKLIDLKHQKKFENVDQQAKRAIDPWRAATEVGTVHIDEFSGPTHEAPPTKFNIWQMRAAYHAEVALVDDLVGRILDLLTETGQLDRTIIVFMSDHGDMMGDHGLLYKGCRFYEGVVHVPLVISVPGSPAHGSVSNALVELVDIAPTLLALNGTEIPKAMQGLSFDQMLLGNASLDFHKPYVVSEYHNSLRFRGSRGSRASMYFDGRYKLNMYHDVGVGELFDHHEDPNEHHDLWDSAHHRGLKSSLVENSFAAMMLRSGSGPERIEDY
- a CDS encoding HAD hydrolase-like protein encodes the protein MTAARRAKSQGFILPRLIIFDFDGTLAESEIITSEVISAKLAAHGGHVQPDEITATLSGIERDDQLQHLESSFGLSLPRDFMELVGAEVHSLTSDILIATPGPIELLHWLTIPFCVALKTPRFELIHRMRAANLLSLIGPRFFSSDDIGFRKPDPSVLLLAAEVMGVAPSECLLVEDSAHRSQCRAQRKNAILCLWRSRHHSSQLLSDLQAFEPEAMVLHFGELKTLV
- a CDS encoding metallophosphoesterase, translated to MPDFVTEFGHFFKCRTMQKIIHITDPHLVAPDRMLYSIDPAQRLRDTLAHVARVHADGKLILITGDLADTGDPAAYRLLHDILSKVRLPVYLTLGNHDDRSAFRTVFGGEGFVQATVDLDDWRIILLDTKDDVSHFGCLDGGRFEWLEEQLSSAEGRPVVLAMHHTPGNLHVPCFRMGDMKQTDRFFSILRRDASVRHMLFGHRHVAAAGSLSGISFTASRGTAQHIVLDWEQYGKPIFVAAAPSYDVVMLEGTDVVVHRHEELEALPVIRPGDPK